A single genomic interval of Polaribacter vadi harbors:
- a CDS encoding sugar kinase gives MNQIITFGEVLMRISPQGNRKFVQSNAVEFYFGGTELNVGISIANFGGNVKHISCISDDFIGDTAISYLNKFDLDTSAIVRSPRPLGVYFLEVGAVMRASSISYNRSHSSFSEIKPAMVNWEKSLENGKWFHWTGITPALNKGSQETLLEGLKLARKKGMQVSADPTYRSGLWKYGENAKDVLSELVHHSTIFIGGINEINELLETNFSYSNDDFIKASKQLIEKYPSIEKVFDKIRTSINSSWHKIRARMWNGKEFKETEDLDITHIIDRIGTGDAFAAGLIHGLQKFEDFKAMQFASAACAIKHTYLGDVNYANEKDVITILNGEITGRLNR, from the coding sequence ATGAATCAAATTATAACATTTGGCGAAGTTTTAATGAGAATTTCTCCTCAAGGAAACAGAAAGTTTGTACAATCGAATGCTGTTGAATTTTATTTTGGTGGCACAGAATTAAACGTAGGAATTTCTATTGCAAATTTTGGCGGAAATGTAAAGCATATTTCTTGTATTTCTGATGATTTTATTGGGGATACTGCAATTTCCTATTTAAATAAATTTGATTTAGATACTTCTGCAATTGTGCGTTCTCCAAGACCTTTGGGTGTTTATTTTTTAGAAGTTGGTGCTGTTATGAGAGCAAGTTCTATTTCTTATAATCGATCTCATTCTTCTTTTTCCGAAATTAAACCAGCAATGGTAAATTGGGAAAAATCTTTAGAAAATGGCAAATGGTTTCATTGGACAGGAATTACGCCAGCTTTAAATAAAGGAAGTCAAGAAACACTTTTAGAAGGTTTAAAATTAGCTAGAAAAAAAGGAATGCAAGTTTCTGCAGACCCAACATACAGAAGTGGATTGTGGAAATATGGTGAAAACGCAAAAGATGTTTTATCGGAATTGGTACATCATTCCACTATTTTTATTGGCGGAATTAATGAAATTAACGAACTTTTAGAAACGAACTTTTCGTATTCAAATGACGATTTTATTAAAGCAAGTAAACAATTAATAGAAAAATATCCATCCATAGAAAAAGTGTTCGATAAAATAAGAACTTCCATAAATTCTTCTTGGCATAAAATCAGAGCAAGAATGTGGAATGGTAAAGAATTTAAAGAAACCGAAGATTTAGATATTACACATATAATCGATAGAATTGGAACTGGAGATGCTTTTGCAGCTGGTTTAATTCATGGTTTGCAAAAGTTTGAAGATTTTAAAGCCATGCAATTTGCGTCTGCAGCTTGCGCTATAAAACATACGTATTTAGGTGATGTAAATTACGCCAACGAAAAAGATGTAATTACTATTTTAAATGGCGAAATTACTGGTAGATTAAATCGATAA
- a CDS encoding alpha/beta fold hydrolase has protein sequence MLNYYSYPHKTSEEWVTFVHGAGGSSSIWYKQIRDFKKQFNVLILDLRGHGNSKPSLKDTFNSKYTFDSITADIVEVIDFLKIEKSHFIGISLGTILIRNLAEKRPELVQSMIMGGAIIKMNFRSQVLMKVGNIFKSVVPYMLLYKLFAFIIMPNKNHKKSRLLFVNEAKKLYQKEFIRWFKLTSEINPLLRFFRTKDIKIPTLYIMGAEDHLFLPSIKNIVSKHKTSSLVVVDKCGHVVNVEQPAVFNNQTIQFISALA, from the coding sequence TTGTTAAATTACTACTCTTATCCGCATAAAACTTCTGAAGAATGGGTAACTTTTGTACATGGTGCAGGAGGTAGTAGTTCTATTTGGTATAAGCAAATTAGAGATTTTAAGAAGCAATTTAACGTGCTAATTTTAGATTTGCGAGGTCATGGAAATAGCAAACCTAGTTTAAAAGACACCTTTAATTCTAAATACACATTCGATTCTATTACTGCAGATATTGTTGAGGTTATTGATTTTTTAAAAATTGAAAAATCTCATTTTATTGGTATTTCTTTAGGTACAATTTTAATAAGAAATTTAGCCGAAAAAAGACCAGAATTAGTACAAAGTATGATTATGGGTGGTGCCATTATTAAGATGAATTTTCGCTCTCAAGTTTTAATGAAAGTTGGCAATATTTTTAAATCTGTGGTGCCTTATATGCTCCTTTACAAATTATTTGCATTTATTATTATGCCAAATAAAAATCATAAGAAATCTAGATTGTTATTTGTAAACGAAGCTAAAAAATTATACCAAAAAGAGTTTATTCGTTGGTTTAAATTAACCTCGGAAATCAATCCACTTTTGCGTTTTTTTAGAACAAAAGATATTAAAATCCCAACATTGTATATTATGGGTGCAGAAGATCATTTGTTTTTGCCATCTATAAAAAATATCGTTTCTAAACACAAAACTTCCTCTTTAGTTGTGGTTGATAAATGTGGTCATGTTGTAAATGTCGAGCAACCAGCAGTTTTCAACAATCAAACAATTCAGTTTATTTCTGCGCTTGCTTAA
- a CDS encoding MbnP family protein — protein MKITKYIAAFFIAATLTACSAEEEEIISGEGNLSIEFDNAFGDSDLILNSTSYTSNLSEKINISSVKYIVSNFKLETEEGAVFTYPKEESYFIVDESTISSQFINLKNIPAGNYTKMTFGIGVDQEKYLTGATGQGDFLTLAQDAGMMWSWQAGYKFVVFEGDYTSDNTATPTAFAFHMGSHGTALDNYKEVTVNFTNSARIRTMLTPEVHVVANVANILTGTTNFMLDDAPQIHVDAVKSPQIAENVNGMFSIDHVHN, from the coding sequence ATGAAAATAACAAAATATATCGCTGCTTTTTTTATTGCAGCAACACTAACTGCTTGTTCTGCAGAAGAGGAAGAAATTATTTCTGGAGAAGGAAATTTATCAATTGAATTCGATAATGCTTTTGGTGATTCAGATTTGATATTGAATAGTACTTCTTACACCTCAAATTTATCAGAAAAAATAAATATTTCTTCAGTAAAATATATTGTAAGCAACTTTAAATTAGAGACTGAAGAGGGTGCCGTTTTTACCTATCCAAAAGAAGAATCTTATTTTATTGTTGATGAAAGCACTATAAGTTCTCAATTTATAAACCTTAAAAATATTCCTGCTGGAAATTATACAAAAATGACTTTTGGAATTGGTGTTGATCAAGAAAAATACCTAACTGGAGCCACTGGTCAAGGAGATTTTTTAACATTAGCACAAGATGCAGGAATGATGTGGAGCTGGCAAGCTGGCTACAAATTCGTGGTTTTTGAAGGCGATTATACTTCAGATAATACAGCAACTCCTACAGCATTCGCTTTTCATATGGGAAGTCATGGAACAGCTTTAGATAATTATAAAGAAGTTACTGTAAATTTCACGAATTCTGCACGTATTAGAACGATGCTAACACCAGAAGTTCATGTGGTTGCTAATGTTGCAAACATTTTAACAGGAACAACAAATTTTATGTTAGATGATGCTCCTCAGATTCATGTTGATGCTGTAAAATCGCCCCAAATTGCAGAGAACGTAAACGGAATGTTTAGCATAGATCACGTTCATAACTAA
- a CDS encoding cytochrome-c peroxidase, protein MKKIFFIFLGTLALFGCSNNDDEYVKIPTNINFINPSNFPDIAYDLSKNPLTEEGVALGKELFYEGKLSSSNIVSCGFCHEQKSAFTHHGHTVSHGVNSAVGFRNAQPIQNLAYFTEFTWDGAAIHLDLQPIIPITSDFEMNETIPSVLAKLNADVKYAKLFEEAFGDQEITSERMLKALSQFMVTMISANSNYDKVTRNEENITFTASENAGLKTFENKCASCHSGALFTDKSYRNNGIPYNSKFPEEEGRKRVSGFADDFYKFRVPSLRNIEMSFPYMHDGRFKTLEAVLDFYTDGMTENGGVVDASLRKADGSLGIDLSAEEKTNLIAFLKTLTDNTFLNDKRFAEF, encoded by the coding sequence ATGAAAAAAATATTTTTCATTTTTTTAGGAACGCTTGCATTATTTGGTTGTTCAAATAATGATGATGAATACGTGAAAATTCCCACGAATATTAACTTTATAAACCCAAGTAATTTTCCTGATATTGCTTACGATTTATCTAAAAATCCTTTAACAGAAGAAGGTGTTGCATTAGGTAAAGAACTATTTTATGAAGGAAAATTGTCTTCTAGTAATATTGTTTCTTGTGGATTTTGTCACGAACAAAAATCGGCATTTACACATCATGGACATACAGTTAGTCATGGTGTAAATAGTGCTGTTGGTTTTAGAAACGCACAACCAATTCAAAATTTAGCCTATTTTACAGAATTTACTTGGGATGGGGCTGCAATTCATTTGGATTTGCAACCCATAATTCCTATTACTAGCGATTTTGAAATGAATGAAACCATTCCATCAGTGTTAGCAAAGTTAAATGCAGATGTAAAATATGCCAAACTTTTTGAAGAGGCTTTTGGAGATCAAGAAATAACTTCTGAGCGTATGCTAAAAGCACTTTCTCAATTTATGGTTACTATGATTTCTGCCAATTCTAACTATGATAAAGTTACTAGAAATGAAGAAAATATCACATTTACAGCATCAGAAAATGCGGGTTTAAAAACCTTTGAAAACAAATGTGCATCTTGTCATTCAGGGGCTTTATTTACAGATAAAAGCTATAGAAATAACGGAATTCCTTACAACTCAAAATTTCCTGAAGAAGAAGGTAGAAAACGTGTTTCTGGTTTTGCTGATGATTTTTACAAATTTAGAGTACCAAGTTTGCGAAATATAGAAATGTCTTTTCCTTATATGCATGATGGACGATTTAAAACTTTAGAAGCGGTTTTAGATTTTTACACAGATGGAATGACTGAAAATGGAGGAGTAGTAGATGCTTCTTTACGAAAAGCTGATGGAAGTTTAGGCATTGATTTATCAGCAGAAGAAAAAACAAATTTAATTGCCTTTTTAAAAACATTAACAGATAATACATTTTTAAATGATAAACGTTTTGCAGAATTTTAG
- a CDS encoding winged helix-turn-helix domain-containing protein, protein MTTKNILLITIGFIFFFGCNSSDTENDIFEKRVKIALREVGNQLLLSQKDSTSLILPVLKIDESEYQLSFEKALSFEPTNLVTTVKSSFEKSNFNQNYLVEVLNCKTKEVAYSYEIKNETEKDIIPCAGRFLPENCYQIRFKFLSKATKLSFINWLFYLIVPIFLVFLFRILSTKKKKEIIEEQSTAEHTKFGSFQFYPNQNKLIKEAQEISLSKKECEILQIFVANPNQIIKREELTKKVWEDHGVFVGRSLDTYISKLRKKLKDDDSIKLTNIHGVGYRLDLK, encoded by the coding sequence ATGACTACAAAGAATATTTTATTAATAACAATTGGTTTTATTTTTTTCTTCGGATGTAATTCGTCTGATACTGAAAACGATATTTTCGAAAAACGCGTAAAAATTGCTTTACGTGAAGTTGGGAATCAATTATTGCTCTCTCAAAAAGATTCGACTTCTTTAATTTTACCTGTTTTAAAAATTGATGAAAGTGAATATCAACTGTCGTTTGAAAAAGCGCTCTCTTTTGAGCCTACTAATTTGGTAACAACTGTTAAAAGTAGTTTTGAAAAGAGTAATTTTAACCAAAATTATTTGGTGGAAGTTTTAAATTGTAAAACGAAAGAAGTTGCTTACAGCTATGAAATAAAAAACGAAACTGAAAAAGATATTATTCCATGTGCAGGAAGATTTTTGCCAGAAAATTGTTATCAAATTCGTTTTAAATTTTTATCAAAAGCGACAAAATTATCTTTTATAAATTGGTTATTTTACCTAATAGTTCCGATTTTTTTAGTGTTTCTTTTTAGAATATTATCAACCAAAAAGAAAAAAGAAATTATTGAGGAACAAAGCACAGCAGAGCATACTAAATTTGGCAGTTTTCAGTTTTATCCAAATCAAAATAAATTAATAAAAGAAGCGCAAGAAATAAGTTTGTCTAAAAAAGAATGTGAGATTTTACAAATTTTTGTGGCGAATCCAAATCAAATTATCAAAAGAGAAGAATTGACCAAAAAAGTTTGGGAAGATCATGGTGTTTTTGTGGGTAGAAGTTTAGACACCTACATTTCTAAACTCCGTAAAAAACTAAAAGATGATGATTCTATAAAACTAACGAATATTCATGGTGTTGGTTATCGATTAGATTTAAAATAG
- a CDS encoding YceI family protein: MKKLFLLITVSILWSLTSLSQEKLNINIQKSTIKWIGEYTFYFGGHNGFINFKEGYFIKQNTVITGGEFIIDMNSITNTDIEEQKGKDGLVDHLKNEDFFDVKKYPLGKLVITKVEYVDKTNARLEANLTLKGITKPINFRAEFNYQEKELQTRFKIDRKRWNVNYESKFKDGAISDAIGFEVSIKL; the protein is encoded by the coding sequence ATGAAAAAATTATTTCTACTAATTACAGTATCAATTTTATGGAGTTTAACTTCCTTATCACAAGAAAAACTAAACATCAACATTCAAAAAAGCACCATAAAATGGATTGGCGAATACACGTTTTATTTTGGAGGACATAATGGTTTTATCAATTTTAAAGAAGGGTATTTCATCAAACAAAATACTGTAATTACTGGTGGTGAATTTATTATTGACATGAATTCCATAACAAATACTGATATTGAAGAACAAAAAGGAAAAGATGGTTTAGTAGATCACTTAAAAAACGAAGATTTTTTTGATGTAAAAAAGTATCCTTTGGGAAAATTAGTAATTACAAAAGTAGAATATGTTGATAAAACAAATGCAAGATTAGAAGCTAATTTAACGCTAAAAGGAATTACAAAACCGATTAACTTTCGAGCTGAATTTAATTATCAAGAAAAAGAACTACAAACTCGTTTTAAAATTGACAGAAAAAGATGGAATGTAAACTATGAAAGCAAATTTAAAGACGGTGCTATTTCTGATGCCATTGGTTTTGAAGTTTCGATAAAATTATAA
- the brnQ gene encoding branched-chain amino acid transport system II carrier protein, which translates to MNKTKEIWIAGFALFSLFFGAGNLILPPTLGLKSGEDWWIVVLGFIITAIAIPILAIFAHAKLQGTLYDFGKKVSPIFSTTFCFLIYIIAVAIPSPRTAAVTHEMAVQPFFDSPPIITSIIYFVLVFVFAVNRSRIIGLIGKFLTPIIVVILLIIIGIAFFTSPGNVQPSTFKNPFIDGILEGYQTFDAIAGVVVGAVIIISLDYSSHTTFTARRALIRKAGFIAGFGLLLIYGGLILSGSLFSSTFVENASRIEVLSGLSTQTLGNLGTTFLSVLVALACFTTAVGIVTGTADYIKGIFNNSKQAYLITAAICAVIGIIVGSYNVGFIIDVAVPALMFVYPITIVLILLNVVPEKFTSKLIFRGVILVTFIFSIPDFLVFIPGFNSMATTLKGFIPLGEFSLGWVIPSFLVFVLLNLFPKQANT; encoded by the coding sequence TTGAATAAAACAAAAGAAATTTGGATTGCTGGTTTTGCACTATTTTCACTCTTTTTTGGAGCAGGAAATTTAATTCTACCTCCAACTTTGGGCTTAAAATCTGGGGAAGATTGGTGGATTGTTGTGTTGGGTTTTATCATTACAGCCATTGCAATTCCTATTTTGGCAATTTTTGCACATGCAAAATTACAAGGTACTTTGTATGATTTTGGTAAAAAAGTATCACCAATTTTTAGTACTACTTTTTGTTTTTTGATTTACATTATTGCAGTTGCAATTCCATCTCCAAGAACAGCTGCAGTTACTCATGAAATGGCAGTGCAACCTTTTTTCGATTCGCCACCAATTATAACAAGCATCATTTACTTTGTTTTGGTGTTTGTTTTTGCTGTAAATCGTTCTAGAATTATTGGGTTAATTGGTAAGTTTTTAACGCCAATTATTGTTGTTATTTTACTCATTATTATCGGAATTGCATTTTTTACATCACCAGGAAATGTACAACCATCAACCTTTAAAAACCCTTTTATTGATGGTATTTTAGAAGGTTATCAAACCTTTGATGCCATTGCAGGCGTTGTTGTTGGAGCCGTAATTATTATTTCTTTAGATTATAGTAGCCACACAACTTTTACGGCTAGGAGAGCTTTAATTAGAAAAGCTGGTTTTATTGCTGGTTTTGGTTTGCTGTTAATTTACGGAGGTTTAATTTTAAGCGGTTCCTTATTTTCATCAACATTTGTAGAAAATGCTTCAAGAATTGAAGTTTTATCAGGTTTAAGCACTCAAACATTAGGCAATTTAGGCACAACTTTTTTAAGTGTTTTAGTAGCTTTAGCATGTTTTACAACTGCTGTAGGTATTGTAACAGGAACTGCAGATTATATAAAAGGTATTTTTAACAATTCAAAACAAGCCTATTTAATTACTGCTGCAATTTGTGCTGTAATTGGCATTATTGTAGGTAGTTATAATGTTGGTTTTATTATTGATGTTGCTGTGCCTGCTTTAATGTTTGTGTATCCAATAACCATCGTTTTAATTTTACTGAATGTTGTGCCAGAAAAATTTACATCAAAATTAATTTTTAGAGGCGTTATTTTAGTAACATTTATATTTAGCATTCCAGACTTTTTGGTGTTTATACCTGGATTTAATAGTATGGCAACAACTTTAAAAGGTTTTATTCCTTTGGGAGAGTTTAGCTTAGGTTGGGTAATTCCTTCTTTTTTGGTTTTTGTTTTATTGAATTTATTTCCAAAACAAGCAAATACCTAA
- a CDS encoding serine hydrolase, with the protein MKFSKLFTFLFLSFSLAFSAQIKEKNLDKLINETLKTFDVPGISVGILKDGEMVYTKGFGVRSLTNKKEMNENTLVGVASNSKGFTCFALAMMVDEGKLNWDDKVRKHIPEFQLYDAWVTDQFTVRDLVTHRSGMALGAGDLLFFPEGNDFTVTDVINNVKYLQPESSFRSEFAYNNNMFIIAGEVLKRVSGLTWEEFIEQKIMQPVGMTNSKASYNRVTNRTNIIDAHTRTEGKVVQIPHDWSETANAAGGIVSNVKDMLTWAKFLMNDAVTAEGKRLLSTNQFHELWQLQTPLKVGKNDWYNSNFRGYGLGWFLTDVKGGYKQVYHTGGLLGTVTQFTMIPDLDLGIIVLTNQMNGNAFNTITNTIKDSYLGYKDRNWLKTYGDKNTKYLQFNDSLKATVYNKVELAKTNKNLPKPAQITGTYTDNWFGDIVISFDENKYTIKSKRSADIIGELVPYNQTTFVAKWNNRSFDADVFVNFTFDEKGNATGAEMKFIAPITDFSFDFEHLNLKKIN; encoded by the coding sequence ATGAAATTCTCAAAACTATTTACTTTTTTATTTTTATCTTTTTCCTTAGCGTTTTCAGCGCAAATCAAAGAAAAAAATTTAGACAAATTAATCAATGAAACATTAAAAACTTTTGATGTTCCTGGTATTTCTGTCGGTATTTTAAAAGATGGGGAAATGGTTTATACAAAAGGATTTGGAGTTCGTTCTCTTACAAATAAAAAAGAAATGAATGAAAATACCTTGGTTGGAGTTGCCTCTAACAGCAAAGGTTTTACATGTTTTGCATTGGCAATGATGGTGGATGAAGGCAAACTAAATTGGGATGATAAAGTAAGAAAACACATTCCAGAATTTCAATTATATGATGCTTGGGTTACAGACCAATTTACGGTAAGAGATTTAGTAACACACAGAAGTGGAATGGCTTTAGGTGCTGGAGATTTATTGTTTTTTCCAGAAGGCAATGATTTTACAGTAACAGATGTCATCAACAATGTAAAATATTTACAACCAGAAAGTTCTTTTAGAAGCGAATTTGCATACAACAACAATATGTTTATTATTGCTGGCGAAGTTTTAAAACGTGTGAGTGGTTTAACTTGGGAAGAATTTATTGAGCAAAAAATTATGCAACCTGTTGGCATGACAAACAGTAAAGCATCTTATAACAGAGTTACAAACAGAACAAATATTATTGATGCACACACAAGAACCGAAGGCAAAGTTGTACAAATTCCACATGATTGGAGCGAAACTGCAAACGCTGCTGGAGGAATTGTAAGCAATGTAAAAGACATGCTAACTTGGGCAAAATTTTTAATGAATGATGCTGTAACAGCCGAAGGAAAAAGATTGTTAAGCACAAATCAATTTCATGAACTTTGGCAACTGCAAACGCCCTTAAAAGTTGGTAAAAACGATTGGTACAATTCCAATTTTAGAGGTTATGGTTTAGGTTGGTTTTTAACGGATGTAAAAGGTGGTTACAAGCAGGTTTATCATACAGGAGGTTTGCTGGGTACAGTTACACAATTCACCATGATTCCAGATTTAGATTTAGGCATTATTGTTTTAACAAATCAAATGAATGGAAATGCTTTTAACACGATTACAAATACAATTAAAGATAGTTATTTAGGTTACAAAGACAGAAATTGGCTAAAAACCTATGGAGATAAAAACACCAAATATTTACAGTTTAATGATAGCTTAAAAGCAACTGTTTACAATAAAGTTGAATTAGCAAAAACCAATAAAAATTTACCAAAACCAGCTCAAATTACGGGTACTTATACTGATAATTGGTTTGGAGATATTGTAATTTCCTTTGATGAAAATAAGTACACTATAAAAAGCAAAAGATCTGCTGATATTATAGGCGAATTAGTACCTTATAACCAAACAACATTTGTTGCAAAATGGAACAACAGAAGTTTTGATGCAGACGTTTTTGTGAATTTTACCTTTGATGAAAAAGGAAATGCTACTGGCGCAGAAATGAAGTTTATTGCACCAATTACCGATTTCAGTTTCGATTTTGAACATTTAAACCTTAAAAAAATCAATTAA